The Fulvia fulva chromosome 6, complete sequence genome includes a window with the following:
- a CDS encoding NADH kinase POS5, mitochondrial — translation MLYKFSVAGGAVETGNQDLLGLQWQQPLRNILVVRKDGDSDVHDAVIEYANHIIEVYPGTSLVFEKYVADQLHEQLPFPIYAADGAGNTAYQEKIDLTTTLGGDGTILHAASLFATAKRVPPILSFSMGTLGFLGEWKFQEYKRALREVYVSGAPSSLPPRSIDEPETKVRPTGWEQMRGKSMGASRTSRILLRNRLRVGIFDADGKRLAHEAPFAHKDDHCEDIFALNEVLLHRGALPHLIHISILIGSPPHQRVLTKGIADGFLVSTPTGSTAYSLSSGGSIVDPLVPSILLTPICPRSLSFRPLVLAANRPITLRIEAANRGKEIEFTVDGIRRQHGLRTGMEVRVVGEEVRTPGAPGARDWMGGVPCIVRSGNTGDGEDHWRFVTEAEKYGRYAILSHVWEEPGEVTFQDIRDGTATAKTGWYKIKQARLRAKEDHNLDYCWADTCCIDKTSSAELSEAINSMYRWYFHAKVCYAYLADVPGQALKDSKWFTRGWTLQELIAPGDIIFYDATWQMIGSNISMVNELAGITKIDSKVLRDRTAITSVSVAGRMAWAANRHSSREEDKAYSLMGIFDVNMPMLYGEGSKAFARLQEGIIRTSTDHSILAWQAYEDGHDTLLFSPSPYGFRRAHKIVSWSHPGIDESFSLSNKGLRISLPVLETQDSPRYITVILNCRYADNGITQLALFLKKQAHGMIVPTRNLTSTVCEVASYKKPDGVLTSIRNLDRKLLPQAKWMDPIVLREPVRIESEAPGAIWTQKITIRNPIHNLVLQRVYPEQAWNAKEGTMTFVMTGSSEHDRGYMVFSERDGKKKVVLAFGQEMQSGRAEPRVSLAKYSTVPDTTTILASLNATRTEQSAKIELKKGLSELVATVERRLNPDGDSEWAITLKLEHYSSLFKKQWEYMTTYR, via the exons ATGTTATACAAATTCAGCGTCGCCGGCGGCGCTGTAG AGACTGGCAACCAAGATCTGCTAGGCTTACAATGGCAGCAACCGCTGCGGAACATCTTGGTGGTTCGCAAAGATGGTGACAGCGATGTTCATGATGCCGTGATAGAGTACGCCAACCACATAATTGAGGTCTATCCCGGAACATCCCTGGTCTTCGAGAAGTATGTTGCAGATCAGCTCCACGAGCAGCTACCATTTCCCATCTACGCCGCGGATGGAGCAGGTAACACTGCGtaccaagagaagatcgatCTGACCACGACTCTCGGTGGTGATGGCACCATTCTCCACGCAGCATCATTGTTCGCCACTGCAAAACGCGTACCACCCATTCTATCCTTCAGCATGGGCACGTTGGGCTTCCTTGGAGAATGGAAGTTTCAAGAGTACAAACGTGCATTACGCGAAGTCTACGTTTCTGGAGCACCTTCGTCACTGCCACCTCGAAGCATAGACGAGCCGGAGACCAAAGTGCGACCTACAGGCTGGGAGCAGATGCGCGGCAAGTCGATGGGCGCATCTCGTACTTCCAGGATCCTGCTTCGCAACAGACTACGAGTCGGCATTTTCGATGCAGATGGCAAACGACTGGCACACGAAGCTCCGTTCGCACACAAAGATGACCATTGCGAGGACATTTTTGCCTTGAACGAAGTGCTTTTACATCGAGGCGCACTGCCGCACTTGATCCACATCTCGATTTTGATCGGCTCACCACCTCACCAGAGAGTGCTGACCAAGGGCATCGCAGATGGCTTCCTTGTATCTACGCCAACCGGTTCAACAGCCTACAGCTTATCAAGTGGTGGATCCATCGTGGATCCCTTGGTCCCATCGATTCTACTCACCCCAATATGTCCAAGATCGCTCTCCTTCCGACCTTTGGTGCTGGCCGCAAATAGACCCATCACACTGCGAATCGAAGCTGCAAACCGTGGCAAGGAGATCGAGTTCACTGTTGATGGTATCAGAAGACAGCATGGCCTGAGGACCGGCATGGAAGTCAGAGTTGTGGGCGAAGAGGTCCGCACGCCAGGTGCACCAGGTGCTCGAGACTGGATGGGAGGGGTGCCTTGCATTGTCAGATCTGGCAACACAGGTGACGGCGAGGACCATTGG CGCTTCGTGACGGAGGCTGAAAAGTACGGTCGCTACGCCATTCTTTCCCACGTCTGGGAGGAACCTGGTGAGGTAACTTTCCAGGACATTCGGGATGGCACTGCCACTGCAAAGACTGGGTGGTACAAGATCAAACAGGCCCGTCTTCGTGCCAAAGAAGACCACAATCTGGACTACTGCTGGGCTGATACGTGCTGCATTGATAAGACCAGCAGTGCTGAACTCTCCGAGGCTATCAACTCCATGTACCGATGGTATTTCCACGCCAAAGTCTGCTACGCCTACCTCGCAGATGTCCCCGGCCAAGCCCTGAAAGACAGTAAATGGTTCACACGTGGGTGGACTTTGCAGGAACTTATCGCACCGGGCGATATCATCTTTTACGATGCGACCTGGCAGATGATTGGAAGTAATATCAGTATGGTAAACGAGCTTGCTGGGATCACGAAGATTGATTCGAAAGTGCTGCGTGATCGGACTGCGATCACATCAGTCAGCGTGGCAGGTCGCATGGCATGGGCTGCGAACCGTCATTCTTCGCGAGAAGAAGATAAGGCATACTCACTCATGGGCATTTTCGACGTCAATATGCCCATGCTCTATGGAGAAGGCTCCAAGGCATTCGCGAGGCTACAGGAGGGAATCATCAGAACTTCCACGGACCACTCCATCCTAGCCTGGCAAGCTTACGAGGATGGCCACGATACGCTCCTGTTCTCCCCATCGCCGTATGGCTTTCGACGCGCGCACAAGATTGTTTCGTGGAGTCACCCTGGCATCGATGAGAGCTTCTCCCTCTCCAACAAAGGTCTCCGCATCTCCCTTCCAGTCCTCGAAACACAGGACAGCCCTCGCTACATTACTGTCATCCTGAATTGTCGTTACGCAGACAACGGCATAACGCAACTCGCCCTATTCCTCAAGAAGCAAGCCCATGGCATGATCGTACCCACCCGCAACCTCACATCGACCGTCTGCGAAGTCGCCTCATACAAGAAACCGGACGGCGTCCTAACCAGTATCCGCAACCTCGACAGGAAACTGCTACCCCAGGCCAAGTGGATGGACCCCATCGTCCTCCGCGAACCTGTCAGAATAGAGAGCGAAGCGCCTGGCGCAATCTGGACACAAAAGATCACGATCCGCAACCCGATCCATAACCTCGTACTGCAGCGTGTCTACCCAGAACAAGCTTGGAATGCAAAAGAAGGCACCATGACCTTCGTCATGACAGGAAGCTCGGAGCACGATAGAGGCTACATGGTCTTTAGCGAACGCGACGGGAAGAAGAAAGTCGTTCTAGCCTTTGGCCAAGAAATGCAATCTGGACGAGCAGAGCCTCGAGTCAGTCTTGCGAAGTACAGCACAGTCCCCGACACCACCACGATATTAGCTTCACTGAACGCGACGCGTACAGAGCAGAGCGCGAAAATCGAGCTGAAGAAAGGACTGTCGGAACTTGTAGCTACTGTCGAGAGGAGGTTGAATCCGGATGGAGATTCGGAGTGGGCGATAACTTTGAAGCTGGAGCATTATTCGAGTTTGTTTAAAAAGCAGTGGGAGTATATGACGACGTATCGATAG
- a CDS encoding 5'-3' exoribonuclease 1, whose amino-acid sequence MGVPKFFRWMSERYPAISQLIAENRIPEFDNLYLDMNGIIHNCTHNNADSATKARLSEDEMFIKIFNYIEFLFGKIKPQKMFFMAIDGVAPRAKMNQQRSRRFRTALDAERARDKAIADGLELPKEDPFDSNCITPGTEFMARLTRQLKYFIAKKVTEDLDWQGCEVVLSGHEVPGEGEHKIMEYIRQAKSQPNYDPNVRHCLYGLDADLIMLGLLSHDPHFCLLREEVTFGRQSKTKSQELEHQNFFLMHLCIVREYLELEFQELKNPENMPGVTFDMERVIDDFILMAFFVGNDFLPNLPHLHINEGALALMFGVYKKVLPKMGGYINEAGVINLKRLDVLLEELSHVEYRFFEAENSDANWLKDKSFQKEDVMDKVKKKGIQTITTGQKELYQKVKKYVNSRASGGDDQALDMPASLKAADRAFVEDLARSLNLQSQSVLDDEGNRHLQLSFPSRPDMDEDEDDDEDEEAQNALLRVFKQYDRAKIEDVSASEAQQKAQEKYDKKFHDWKDKFYTTKFEWGLDDEAQLRELTENYVQGLQWVLFYYYRGVASWPWYFQYHYSPMISDVRKGLGANMEFQLGQPFHPYEQLMGVLPDRSKKIVPEVYHDLMTNPNSPIIDFYPRDFELDMNGKKMEWEAVVKIPFIDEKRLLSAMAPKNAMLSADEARRNEFGVSLKFAYSPTVDYTFPSSLPGVFPDLEHCRVVENIFELPVMDGLDVHTGLVDGVKLGASALAGFPSMRTLPHTGQLGFHGVSVFQQESRNESMVVTLSEGEEKGTIAHAKQRLGRAVHIGYPFLQEGKVTSVTDEMFTYRLQDPDQPATEQNIVQQPHEGRGIEDWKKKANRIESHYSKRLGTIIGTVESLVQIEPLVGLRKTELGATVKEYAPIQGIEPDYATQTVVDQVISEDQRFIEQAALRIEEEFPPSTRAFYLGDFAYGRPLQVTGHQTGADGVPKAEVWVSQLVNREPEFGLDIAMQAERRNPYTPAFLVARQLNLHPLVLSKLTSAFMVQSSGLKLNLGLNLKFEAKKLKVLGYSRKSESGWEYSPRAVELLKQYMINFPEFIARIAANPSGDGWQDTHFYPDPQEAKLKMKEIGQWLKNVQTKGFEKVPLEAEQLDGDTVLAIEQAADAFNATSAQNTSGKQLKNVPRVALLKPSDAEQRTQHQRYRLGHRVVYVLDSGRVPIAMRGTVVGMTRTTRSTLLDILFDSPFMSGTTLNDRCSPFRGSTVPHNAVLNLTDKQVIAMSQAAKDRAPVSNFAPIRGGHAALASAYGMPGGPQLVQANAPPALRGGWRGAVNGHQNDTPRGRGPRGRGGGLGSTQQQQTLPIHNGPPRGRGGINGATPNFSPRGQRGGRGGAANRGGYTIVDNSDPSEGVINNNPKFRPQNYSNVPPPAGLNERGRVRGRGGGAGRGRGGGAAAGRGRGEVPAS is encoded by the exons ATGG GTGTCCCCAAGTTCTTTCGCTGGATGTCCGAGCGATATCCAGCCATCTCCCAGCTCATCGCCGAAAACCGCATCCCCGAGTTCGACAACCTCTACCTTGACATGAACGGTATCATCCACAATTGCACCCACAACAATGCCGATTCCGCCACCAAGGCGCGTCTTTCCGAAGATGAAATGTTCATCAAGATCTTCAACTATATCGAGTTTCTGTTCGGCAAGATCAAGCCGCAGAAGATGTTCTTCATGGCCATCGATGGTGTTGCGCCACGAGCCAAGATGAACCAGCAGCGTTCTCGTCGTTTCCGTACAGCGCTCGATGCCGAGCGTGCTCGGGACAAGGCCATTGCGGATGGTCTAGAGCTGCCCAAGGAGGATCCCTTCGACTCGAATTGTATCACTCCGGGCACAGAGTTCATGGCTCGCTTGACGAGGCAGCTGAAATACTTCATTGCGAAGAAGGTCACCGAGGACCTAGATTGGCAGGGATGCGAGGTTGTTCTGTCGGGTCATGAAGTCCCTGGAGAAGGTGAGCACAAGATCATGGAGTACATTCGCCAGGCGAAGAGCCAGCCGAACTACGATCCGAACGTGCGCCACTGCTTGTACGGTCTTGATGCCGACCTTATCATGCTGGGCTTGTTGTCTCACGACCCACATTTCTGTCTGCTTCGTGAAGAGGTGACATTCGGTCGGCAGAGCAAGACCAAGAGCCAGGAGCTCGAACATCAGAACTTCTTTTTAATGCATCTCTGCATTGTGCGTGAGTACCTCGAACTTGAGTTCCAGGAGCTCAAGAACCCGGAGAACATGCCGGGCGTCACATTCGATATGGAGCGGGTGATTGACGATTTCATCCTCATGGCATTCTTCGTCGGAAACGACTTTTTGCCAAATCTGCCGCATCTGCATATCAACGAGGGTGCGTTGGCGCTCATGTTCGGAGTGTACAAGAAGGTTCTCCCAAAGATGGGAGGCTACATCAACGAAGCTGGTGTTATCAACCTCAAACGTCTAGATGTACTTTTGGAAGAACTGAGCCACGTCGAGTATCGTTTCTTCGAGGCCGAGAACTCGGACGCCAATTGGCTCAAGGACAAGAGCTTTCAGAAAGAGGATGTCATGGATAAGGTGAAGAAGAAGGGCATACAGACAATCACCACGGGACAGAAGGAGTTGTACCAGAAGGTGAAGAAGTACGTGAACAGCCGTGCCAGTGGAGGTGATGACCAGGCTCTTGATATGCCTGCGAGCCTCAAGGCCGCTGATCGCGCATTTGTCGAGGACCTGGCACGAAGCCTGAACTTGCAGAGTCAGAGCGTGCTTGACGACGAAGGCAATCGCCATCTACAGCTATCGTTCCCATCTCGCCCGGACATGGACGAGGATGAGGACGACGACGAAGATGAAGAAGCGCAGAATGCTCTGTTGAGAGTATTCAAACAGTACGACCGAGCCAAGATCGAGGATGTCTCGGCATCGGAGGCGCAACAGAAGGCGCAGGAGAAGTACGACAAGAAGTTCCATGACTGGAAGGACAAATTTTACACGACGAAATTCGAGTGGGGACTTGATGATGAAGCACAGCTCAGGGAGCTGACGGAGAACTATGTTCAGGGTCTCCAATGGGTGCTCTTTTACTACTACCGCGGTGTTGCATCGTGGCCGTGGTACTTCCAGTACCATTACTCGCCAATGATCAGCGATGTGCGCAAGGGGCTTGGTGCGAACATGGAGTTTCAGCTCGGTCAGCCTTTCCATCCATACGAGCAGCTTATGGGTGTACTTCCAGACCGCAGCAAGAAGATCGTCCCCGAGGTCTATCACGACCTAATGACCAACCCAAACAGCCCGATCATCGACTTCTACCCACGCGACTTTGAACTCGACATGAACGGCAAAAAGATGGAATGGGAAGCTGTTGTCAAGATTCCATTCATCGATGAGAAGCGCTTGCTGTCTGCAATGGCGCCTAAGAACGCTATGCTCAGCGCAGACGAGGCACGTCGCAACGAGTTTGGAGTCAGTCTGAAGTTCGCCTACTCACCCACGGTTGACTACACCTTCCCCAGCAGTTTGCCAGGCGTGTTTCCAGACCTCGAGCACTGCCGTGTTGTCGAGAACATTTTCGAGCTGCCAGTCATGGACGGCTTGGACGTGCACACTGGTCTCGTGGATGGTGTCAAGCTGGGCGCCTCTGCTTTGGCGGGCTTCCCAAGCATGCGCACCCTGCCGCATACAGGGCAGCTCGGCTTCCACGGTGTCAGTGTGTTCCAGCAGGAGTCGAGAAACGAGAGCATGGTCGTTACATTGAGCGAAGGAGAAGAGAAGGGCACAATCGCCCATGCCAAGCAGCGACTGGGTCGAGCCGTCCACATTGGATATCCCTTCTTGCAAGAAGGAAAGGTCACCAGCGTCACGGACGAGATGTTCACCTACCGCCTGCAGGATCCTGATCAGCCAGCTACAGAGCAAAACATTGTTCAGCAGCCTCACGAGGGTAGAGGTATTGAGGACTGGAAGAAGAAGGCCAATCGCATTGAGAGTCACTACAGCAAGAGACTTGGCACAATTATTGGCACGGTGGAGAGCCTCGTGCAGATCGAGCCACTTGTCGGCCTACGCAAGACTGAGCTTGGGGCCACCGTCAAGGAATACGCGCCCATACAGGGCATCGAGCCTGACTACGCTACACAGACTGTCGTTGACCAGGTCATCAGCGAGGATCAGCGCTTCATTGAGCAGGCCGCTCTGCGAATCGAGGAGGAGTTTCCACCTTCGACCCGTGCGTTCTACCTTGGCGACTTTGCCTATGGTCGGCCACTTCAAGTCACCGGTCATCAGACTGGTGCCGATGGCGTACCCAAAGCAGAAGTTTGGGTATCGCAGCTCGTTAACCGCGAGCCAGAGTTTGGTCTCGACATCGCGATGCAGGCAGAGCGGAGAAATCCCTACACGCCTGCATTCCTGGTGGCGAGACAGCTCAACCTTCATCCTCTTGTGCTCTCGAAGCTGACATCTGCATTCATGGTGCAGTCGTCTGGCTTGAAGCTGAACCTGGGCCTCAACCTCAAGTTTGAGGCAAAGAAGCTGAAGGTGCTGGGTTACAGCCGCAAGAGCGAAAGTGGCTGGGAGTACTCTCCAAGAGCGGTCGAGCTACTTAAGCAGTACATGATCAACTTTCCAGAGTTCATCGCCCGCATCGCCGCCAACCCATCTGGTGACGGCTGGCAAGACACTCACTTCTACCCGGACCCACAGGAAGCCAAGCTCAAAATGAAGGAGATTGGTCAGTGGCTCAAGAACGTTCAGACGAAGGGTTTCGAGAAGGTGCCACTCGAGGCAGAACAACTTGACGGAGACACAGTGCTTGCTATCGAGCAAGCTGCTGACGCTTTCAACGCTACCAGCGCTCAAAACACTTCTGGCAAGCAGTTGAAGAACGTGCCCCGTGTCGCACTGCTCAAGCCGTCTGATGCCGAGCAGCGGACACAGCATCAGCGATATCGCCTTGGCCATCGTGTGGTCTACGTGCTCGACTCCGGTCGTGTACCTATTGCCATGAGAGGCACAGTCGTTGGGATGACTCGGACTACTAGGAGCACTCTGCTTGACATCCTTTTCGACTCACCTTTCATGAGCGGTACCACCCTCAACGACCGCTGCTCTCCTTTCCGGGGCAGCACTGTCCCGCACAATGCGGTACTGAATCTGACAGACAAGCAAGTCATTGCAATGTCTCAAGCCGCGAAGGATCGCGCTCCAGTATCCAACTTCGCCCCAATCAGAGGCGGTCACGCTGCTCTAGCCAGTGCATACGGTATGCCTGGCGGACCACAGCTCGTGCAAGCCAACGCTCCTCCGGCTCTCCGCGGCGGGTGGCGAGGCGCAGTCAACGGCCATCAGAACGACACTCCTCGCGGCCGTGGTCCTCGTGGAAGAGGCGGAGGTCTCGGCAGCACACAGCAACAGCAGACCCTCCCCATCCACAATGGACCACCGCGCGGCCGTGGAGGCATAAATGGCGCGACACCCAACTTCAGCCCTCGCGGTCAGCGAGGCGGTCGTGGTGGAGCTGCGAACCGTGGTGGCTACACGATTGTCGACAACAGCGATCCGTCTGAAGGTGTTATTAACAACAACCCTAAGTTCAGACCGCAGAACTACAGCAATGTCCCACCGCCTGCGGGTCTCAATGAGCGAGGTCGGGTACGAGGTCGTGGAGGAGGAGCTGGTCGTGGTCGTGGCGGTGGTGCTGCTGCTGGTCGCGGAAGAGGTGAGGTACCTGCAAGCTAG
- a CDS encoding Apolipoprotein D, with amino-acid sequence MLTTAILFLASSAGLASADFLNKRQSTNGTTQAAVVDATYDGQCFYPKPTDNFDLTSYLGRWYQVAGTIAPFTANCKCIRADYALNDNGTVNVQNACEAQGQVVNIEGTATPVSQYAGYGHVGVLRVQFPGQPAPDCPGPNYIVQDIGSGSANDDCHDIDAARDDSFAIVQASNFSTLFVLSRMQAPGNASIEAWLKRAERLGSDLSNVVVTDQSGCQSS; translated from the exons ATGCTCACCACCGCAATACTGTTCCTCGCCTCCTCGGCAGGCCTGGCATCAGCCGACTTCCTGAACAAGCGACAATCTACGAATGGAACGACTCAAGCAGCAGTGGTTGATGCTACATACGACGGGCAGTGCTTCTACCCCAAACCCACCGACAACTTCGACCTCACTAGCTACCTGGGACGCTGGTACCAAGTCGCCGGCACAATTGCTCCCTTTACCGCCAACTGCAAATGCATTCGCGCCGACTACGCCCTAAAC GACAACGGCACTGTGAATGTCCAAAACGCCTGCGAAGCCCAAGGCCAAGTCGTCAACATCGAAGGCACAGCAACCCCCGTCTCGCAATATGCCGGTTACGGCCACGTAGGTGTGCTACGAGTGCAGTTCCCAGGCCAGCCAGCGCCGGACTGTCCAGGACCGAATTACATCGTTCAGGACATTGGAAGTGGAAGTGCGAACGACGATTGCCATGACATTGATGCTGCGAGGGATGATTCTTTTGCGATTGTGCAGGCTAGCAATTTTTCGACGTTGTTTGTGCTGAGCAGGATGCAAGCGCCAGGCAATGCAAGCATTGAG GCGTGGTTGAAGAGAGCGGAGAGGTTGGGGAGTGATTTGAGTAATGTTGTGGTTACGGATCAGAGTGGGTGTCAGTCCTCGTAA
- a CDS encoding Histone acetyltransferase type B subunit 2, whose translation MADTDMSDQHEAKEVIDNKIINEEYKIWKKNSVFLYDIMYSRALDWPTLTTQWLPDVKELPGKQFRQHRMIIGTHTSGMQADFLQIAHMNLPQPPAATLADYNPSSEELGGYGASKQPITYSVVQKITHPGEVNKARYQPQNPNVIATWSPDGNLYVWDRSKHPSVPPPNGEVKPQVTLKGHSGEGFAVEWNPYAEGQLLSGAEDSKVNLWEIARDFTKDNTTLAPARTFTQHSAVVNDVQYHPLHGKNLFGSVSDDLTFCFMDIRSKSNDRAAIKFVDAHKDAIQTLAFHPKHDKLFATGSKDKTVGIFDLRFPNHGKIHSLEGHKDAVNKVDWHPSESAIIASSSDDRRIIFWDLSKVGAEQTPEDAEDGPPEMLFMHGGHTNRVSDFSWNRNDPWVMCSAGEDNLIQIWRASRHLVETPPTAVPRREVSDA comes from the exons ATGGCGGACACTG ACATGTCGGACCAGCACGAAGCCAAGGAGGTCATCGACAACAAGATTATCAATGAAGAGTACAAGATATGGAAGAAGAACTCCGTCTTCCTCTACGACATCATGTACAGCCGCGCCCTCGACTGGCCCACCCTCACCACCCAGTGGCTGCCCGACGTCAAGGAGCTGCCAGGCAAGCAGTTCCGCCAGCACCGCATGATCATCGGCACCCACACCTCTGGCATGCAGGCCGACTTCCTTCAGATCGCCCACATGAACCTGCCACAGCCGCCAGCCGCGACATTGGCCGATTACAACCCGTCGAGCGAAGAGCTGGGCGGGTACGGCGCGAGCAAGCAGCCCATCACCTACAGCGTCGTGCAGAAGATCACACATCCGGGCGAGGTCAACAAGGCGCGGTACCAACCACAGAACCCCAACGTCATTGCGACCTGGTCGCCCGACGGCAACCTCTACGTCTGGGATCGCTCGAAGCACCCCTCTGTCCCTCCGCCAAACGGAGAAGTCAAGCCTCAGGTCACACTCAAGGGACACTCAGGAGAGGGTTTCGCCGTGGAGTGGAATCCGTACGCAGAGGGCCAGCTCCTGTCGGGTGCGGAAGACAGCAAGGTGAATCTGTGGGAGATCGCGCGCGATTTCACCAAGGACAATACCACCCTCGCACCGGCCCGCACATTTACACAACACTCGGCTGTCGTCAACGACGTGCAGTACCACCCTCTGCATGGCAAGAATCTCTTCGGCTCCGTGTCAGACGACCTTACCTTCTGCTTCATGGACATCCGCTCTAAGAGCAACGATCGTGCTGCGATTAAATTCGTGGATGCGCACAAAGATGCCATTCAAACGCTGGCTTTCCACCCGAAGCACGACAAGCTCTTCGCGACTGGATCCAAGGACAAGACGGTCGGCATCTTCGATCTCCGCTTCCCGAACCACGGCAAGATCCACAGTCTCGAAGGACACAAGGATGCCGTCAACAAGGTGGACTGGCATCCATCAGAGTCTGCCATCATCGCCTCTAGTTCCGACGATCGCCGTATCATCTTCTGGGACCTATCAAAGGTCGGCGCAGAGCAGACTCCAGAGGACGCCGAGGATGGACCTCCGGAGATGCTATTCATGCACGGCGGTCACACTAACAGGGTCTCCGACTTTTCGTGGAACAGGAACGATCCATGGGTCATGTGCTCGGCAGGAGAAGACAACCTCATCCAGATTTGGCGAGCGAGCAGACACCTAGTCGAGACTCCGCCGACTGCTGTGCCTCGAAGGGAAGTGAGCGATGCCTAG